A part of Vibrio sp. B1FLJ16 genomic DNA contains:
- a CDS encoding sigma-54 dependent transcriptional regulator: MSGQSHISTNQQYNAFSVLVVDDETGMQAILKKALGKLFSQVDTAGSIEDAEQLRQSRHYDLILLDINLPGRSGIEWEEIFEDEEKRADVIFMTGYADLETAIRALQLGASDFILKPFNLEQMLKSVIRCMDRRLNERMQYAMKRDYQRYNSSEIIGSSEKTNQLKLLITQFAPSRASVLVEGESGTGKELVARGLHQASGRSGPFVPINCGAIAPELLESELFGHTAGAFTGAKKSREGLFRVANGGTLFLDEIGEMPLSMQASLLRVLEQRTIRPVGSEKEISIDVRVVAATNRNLQEEVNQGNFRRDLFYRLNVLKIEVCPLRERKQDLFELVPFFSSMLTRELGMPALKWAHEDMQAMGEYDWPGNIRELKNLIERCILLGKPPAHYWNEINGGRTLQHSAMTISRTNEVEKFEENVETSGEGYPNDWTLKAVEKAHIQQVVSLHDGNKSAAARDLGVARKTLERKYKEWDAEEEEYAD; encoded by the coding sequence ATGTCTGGTCAATCCCATATTAGTACAAACCAACAATATAATGCTTTTTCGGTTTTGGTCGTTGATGACGAAACTGGCATGCAAGCGATATTGAAGAAAGCGCTCGGAAAACTTTTTTCTCAGGTAGATACGGCGGGCAGCATTGAAGATGCCGAACAGCTTCGTCAGTCACGTCACTATGATCTGATATTACTAGACATAAACTTACCCGGTCGTTCAGGTATTGAGTGGGAAGAAATATTCGAAGATGAGGAAAAGCGAGCAGATGTGATTTTCATGACTGGCTACGCTGACCTTGAAACGGCCATTCGTGCACTACAGCTCGGTGCGTCCGATTTTATTCTTAAACCTTTCAATCTGGAACAAATGCTGAAGTCCGTTATCCGCTGCATGGATCGTCGGCTTAACGAGCGAATGCAGTATGCGATGAAGCGCGATTATCAGCGTTACAACAGTTCAGAAATCATAGGCAGTTCGGAGAAGACAAACCAGCTTAAGTTACTCATTACCCAATTTGCACCGTCACGTGCGTCGGTTTTGGTTGAAGGGGAATCTGGTACAGGTAAAGAGCTTGTCGCACGCGGTCTCCATCAGGCAAGTGGAAGAAGCGGGCCGTTTGTTCCGATTAACTGTGGCGCGATTGCACCAGAACTCCTGGAAAGTGAACTGTTTGGTCATACTGCGGGCGCTTTTACCGGAGCGAAGAAATCACGAGAAGGACTGTTCCGCGTAGCAAATGGCGGCACGCTATTCTTGGATGAGATAGGTGAAATGCCGCTATCAATGCAAGCGTCACTGTTACGCGTGTTAGAACAAAGAACTATTCGGCCAGTTGGTTCTGAAAAAGAGATCAGTATTGATGTCCGTGTTGTAGCAGCAACAAACCGAAATCTGCAAGAAGAGGTTAACCAGGGTAACTTCCGCAGGGATCTCTTTTATCGTCTAAATGTCCTCAAAATTGAAGTGTGTCCGTTACGTGAGCGTAAACAAGATCTTTTTGAACTGGTTCCTTTCTTCAGTAGCATGTTAACCCGCGAACTAGGTATGCCTGCGCTTAAGTGGGCACATGAAGATATGCAGGCAATGGGCGAATACGATTGGCCCGGTAATATCCGAGAACTAAAAAACCTGATTGAGCGTTGTATTTTACTCGGAAAGCCACCAGCGCATTATTGGAATGAAATCAACGGTGGTCGTACGTTACAACATTCCGCTATGACGATTTCGAGGACAAACGAAGTCGAAAAGTTCGAAGAGAATGTTGAGACTTCTGGTGAAGGTTACCCAAATGACTGGACACTAAAAGCCGTGGAAAAAGCCCACATTCAGCAAGTCGTTAGCCTGCATGACGGTAACAAATCTGCAGCGGCTCGTGACCTGGGAGTCGCGCGCAAAACGTTAGAGCGCAAATATAAAGAGTGGGATGCAGAGGAAGAGGAATATGCCGACTAA
- a CDS encoding ABC-F family ATPase, with protein MISTANITQQFGAKPLFENISVKFGEGNRYGLIGANGCGKSTFMKILSGELEQTSGNVSYDPNERVAKLNQDQFAYEEFTVIDTVIMGHKELWEVKKERDRIYSLAEMSEEDGMKVADLEVQFAEMDGYMAEAKAGELLLAVGIPMEQHFGLMSEVAPGWKLRVLLAQVLFADPDIMLLDEPTNNLDMDTIRWLEDTLNARNCTMIIISHDRHFLNSVCTHMADLDYGELRVYPGNYDEYMTAASQARERLLNDNAKKKAQIAELQTFVARFSANASKAKQATSRAKQIDKIKLDEVKASSRQNPFIRFEQSKELFRNALIVENLSQGFEDDLFANFDAIFEVGERVAIIGENGVGKTTLLNTLAGVLEPRTGTYKWSENSNIGYYAQDHAHDFAEDMNLTDWMGQWRQEGDDEQVVRSFLGRMLFGQDDIKKSVKVLSGGEQGRMLLGKLMMHKPNMLLMDEPTNHMDMESIESLNTALEQYKGTLFFVSHDRVFVDSLATRILEIRDGKITDFKGTYSEFLKSRGIDG; from the coding sequence TTGATCTCCACAGCGAATATTACTCAACAATTCGGCGCTAAGCCGCTATTCGAAAACATTTCAGTTAAGTTCGGTGAAGGTAACCGTTATGGCTTAATTGGCGCTAACGGTTGTGGTAAATCAACCTTTATGAAAATCCTAAGCGGTGAGCTTGAACAGACAAGTGGTAACGTAAGCTACGACCCAAATGAGCGTGTCGCTAAGCTGAACCAGGATCAGTTCGCATATGAAGAATTCACCGTTATCGATACGGTAATCATGGGTCATAAAGAACTTTGGGAAGTTAAAAAAGAACGCGACCGTATTTACTCGCTTGCTGAAATGAGTGAAGAAGACGGTATGAAAGTGGCTGATCTTGAAGTTCAGTTTGCCGAAATGGACGGTTACATGGCAGAAGCAAAAGCGGGTGAGCTTCTTCTGGCGGTAGGTATTCCAATGGAGCAGCACTTTGGCCTAATGAGCGAAGTTGCACCAGGCTGGAAACTTCGTGTTCTTCTTGCTCAGGTATTGTTTGCAGACCCAGACATCATGCTACTTGACGAACCGACCAACAACTTGGATATGGATACTATCCGTTGGTTGGAAGACACGCTAAACGCACGTAACTGCACAATGATCATCATTTCGCACGACCGTCACTTCCTAAACTCAGTTTGTACTCATATGGCTGACCTAGATTATGGTGAACTGCGCGTTTACCCAGGTAACTATGACGAGTACATGACTGCGGCTTCTCAAGCTCGTGAGCGTCTGCTTAATGACAACGCGAAGAAGAAAGCACAAATTGCTGAACTGCAAACATTCGTTGCGCGTTTCTCTGCAAACGCTTCAAAAGCAAAACAAGCGACGTCTCGTGCTAAGCAAATCGATAAGATTAAGTTGGACGAAGTTAAAGCGTCTAGCCGTCAAAACCCATTCATTCGTTTTGAACAGTCTAAAGAGCTGTTCCGTAATGCTCTGATTGTTGAAAATCTGAGCCAAGGCTTTGAAGATGATCTGTTCGCTAACTTCGATGCGATTTTTGAAGTAGGTGAACGTGTAGCAATCATCGGTGAGAACGGTGTGGGTAAAACAACGCTGTTAAACACTTTAGCTGGCGTTCTAGAACCGCGCACGGGTACTTACAAATGGTCTGAAAACTCAAACATCGGTTACTACGCGCAAGACCACGCTCATGACTTTGCAGAAGACATGAACTTAACCGACTGGATGGGGCAATGGCGTCAAGAAGGCGATGACGAGCAAGTGGTTCGTAGCTTCCTGGGTCGTATGCTGTTTGGTCAGGATGATATCAAAAAATCGGTTAAAGTACTGTCTGGTGGTGAGCAAGGTCGTATGCTGCTTGGCAAACTGATGATGCACAAACCAAACATGCTGCTGATGGATGAACCAACCAACCATATGGATATGGAGTCTATTGAATCATTGAACACAGCGCTTGAGCAATACAAAGGGACACTGTTCTTCGTATCTCATGACCGTGTGTTTGTAGACTCTCTTGCAACCCGTATTCTTGAAATTCGTGATGGTAAAATCACGGACTTTAAAGGAACTTACTCTGAGTTCCTTAAATCACGTGGTATTGACGGCTAA